One Acropora palmata chromosome 2, jaAcrPala1.3, whole genome shotgun sequence genomic window carries:
- the LOC141873370 gene encoding uncharacterized protein LOC141873370 isoform X1 has product MSSSASKVAEIFTAAGEAFARLGELTMQLHPLNNESGLTSPTLSASNSGKWGDEEIEMLRSAVKRFGEDLKKISGQVKGKSVAQIKSALKKKLHEHDSSLSNAQKSKTKTQQVTDAPRSKKRKIEVQSNYEDDQPTTAFFPGLIPSSSVPVSDLLPGDSSSLKTVASGSDNDVDIVGIFGHGQDTVFAEMPEALGPLETQIADEILSTM; this is encoded by the exons ATGAGTTCGTCCGCGTCAAAG GTAGCTGAGATATTTACTGCTGCAGGAGAGGCTTTTGCCCGTCTAGGAGAACTGACAATGCAGCTTCACCCGTTAAACAATGAGTCAGGCTTGACATCTCCCACCTTAAGTGCAAG CAACAGCGGCAAGTGGGGAGATGAAGAGATTGAGATGCTACGTAGTGCAGTCAAGAGATTTGGGGAAGACTTAAAGAAAATTAGTGGGCAAGTTAAGGGCAAGTCAGt AGCACAAATAAAATCAGCTTTGAAGAAGAAGCTTCATGAACATGATTCTTCCTTGAGTAATGCTCAAAAGTCAAAGACCAAAACACAGCAAGTAACTGATGCACCACGcagcaagaaaagaaaaatagaag TGCAGTCCAACTATGAAGATGATCAGCCAACAACGGCTTTCTTTCCAGGTCTCATTCCTAGTTCAAGTGTTCCAGTTTCAGACTTGTTGCCAGGGGATAGTTCCTCATTGAAGACAGTTGCTAGTGGTTCTGACAATGATGTTGACATTGTTGGCATTTTTGGTCACGGACAGGACACTGTTTTTGCTGAGATGCCAGAAG cattAGGACCTCTTGAAACCCAGATTGCAGATGAAATCTTGTCAACTATGTGA
- the LOC141873370 gene encoding uncharacterized protein LOC141873370 isoform X2, producing the protein MSSSASKVAEIFTAAGEAFARLGELTMQLHPLNNESGLTSPTLSASNSGKWGDEEIEMLRSAVKRFGEDLKKISGQVKGKSVAQIKSALKKKLHEHDSSLSNAQKSKTKTQQVTDAPRSKKRKIEGLIPSSSVPVSDLLPGDSSSLKTVASGSDNDVDIVGIFGHGQDTVFAEMPEALGPLETQIADEILSTM; encoded by the exons ATGAGTTCGTCCGCGTCAAAG GTAGCTGAGATATTTACTGCTGCAGGAGAGGCTTTTGCCCGTCTAGGAGAACTGACAATGCAGCTTCACCCGTTAAACAATGAGTCAGGCTTGACATCTCCCACCTTAAGTGCAAG CAACAGCGGCAAGTGGGGAGATGAAGAGATTGAGATGCTACGTAGTGCAGTCAAGAGATTTGGGGAAGACTTAAAGAAAATTAGTGGGCAAGTTAAGGGCAAGTCAGt AGCACAAATAAAATCAGCTTTGAAGAAGAAGCTTCATGAACATGATTCTTCCTTGAGTAATGCTCAAAAGTCAAAGACCAAAACACAGCAAGTAACTGATGCACCACGcagcaagaaaagaaaaatagaag GTCTCATTCCTAGTTCAAGTGTTCCAGTTTCAGACTTGTTGCCAGGGGATAGTTCCTCATTGAAGACAGTTGCTAGTGGTTCTGACAATGATGTTGACATTGTTGGCATTTTTGGTCACGGACAGGACACTGTTTTTGCTGAGATGCCAGAAG cattAGGACCTCTTGAAACCCAGATTGCAGATGAAATCTTGTCAACTATGTGA
- the LOC141873369 gene encoding thioredoxin, mitochondrial-like: MSQVKQFLPKQLFVPQNVPSLPYHKPSVHTRIKLAIFLSHSNSALLSQMPMRAVGHYQEAIFSKNLMLLRMAHRLTSHHRALFAPMYFSGTSAHITSSSYFRAPFNVKDKDDFEKRVLSSSKPVLVDFHAEWCAPCKALTPKLDSVVGENDGQLELAKVDIDANSELALEYKVTGVPTVLGVKNGKIIDAFTGLVETEQLRRFVEKLLK, translated from the exons ATGTCTCaagtgaaacaatttttgcCAAAGCAGCTTTTTGTTCCGCAGAACGTCCCTTCACTGCCATACCACAAGCCTAGTGTTCATACTAGAATCAAATTGGCAATATTCTTGTCACATAGCAACAGTGCCTTGCTTTCCCAAATGCCTATGCGTGCTGTGGGCCACTATCAGGAGGCCATATTTAGCAAG AACCTTATGTTGTTGAGAATGGCTCATCGTCTGACCTCACACCACCGGGCATTGTTTGCACCAATGTATTTCTCTGGGACATCAGCTCATATCACATCATCATCTTACTTCAGAGCCCCATTTAATGTGAAGGACAAAGATGACTTTGAGAAACGAGTTCTTTCCTCTTCAAAACCTGTCCTTGTTGACTTTCATGCTGA GTGGTGTGCACCTTGTAAAGCATTGACTCCAAAGTTGGATTCTGTCGTTGGAGAAAATGATGGACAACTAGAGTTGGCCAAAGTTGACATTGACGCCAATTCCGAATTAGCTCTTGAATACAAA GTTACAGGAGTCCCTACTGTGTTAGGAGTGAAAAATGGGAAGATTATTGATGCATTTACAGGACTTGTAGAAACAGAACAGCTCAGAAGATTTGTAGAGAAGCTGCTTAAATAG